A genomic stretch from Arachis stenosperma cultivar V10309 chromosome 3, arast.V10309.gnm1.PFL2, whole genome shotgun sequence includes:
- the LOC130970755 gene encoding LOB domain-containing protein 1 → MEGSDTNNTTYSNSTSTSSGYPPPPAAATVAVVMSPCAACKILRRRCTEKCMLAPYFPPTEPTKFTIAHRVFGASNIVKFLQEIPESQRADAVSSMVYEASARIRDPVYGCAGAICQLQKQVNELRAQLAKTQAEVATMQFQQANLVALIYMEMAQQQSSQQQQQEFESSPQQSSMEDFNVPSPHYQQSNINYFEDNPSLNSLWEPLWT, encoded by the exons ATGGAGGGAAGTGACACTAACAACACCACCTACTCTAACtctacttctacttcttctGGTTATCCTCCTCCTCCGGCGGCGGCGACGGTGGCGGTTGTGATGAGCCCTTGTGCAGCATGCAAGATCTTGAGGCGAAGATGCACGGAGAAATGCATGCTTGCGCCATATTTCCCTCCCACCGAGCCTACCAAGTTCACCATTGCTCATAGGGTCTTTGGCGCTAGCAACATCGTCAAGTTCTTGCAG gaGATTCCGGAATCTCAAAGAGCTGATGCAGTGAGTAGCATGGTGTATGAGGCAAGTGCAAGAATAAGGGACCCAGTTTATGGTTGTGCAGGTGCAATTTGCCAGCTTCAGAAGCAAGTCAATGAGCTTAGAGCACAATTGGCAAAAACACAAGCTGAGGTTGCAACTATGCAATTTCAACAAGCCAACCTTGTTGCCCTAATTTACATGGAAATGGCACAACAACAAAGttcccaacaacaacaacaagaatttgaatcatcacctcagcaatcaTCAATGGAAGATTTCAATGTTCCAAGCCCTCACTATCAACAAAGTAACATCAACTACTTTGAGGATAACCCTAGCCTCAATTCATTGTGGGAGCCGCTCTGGACATGA